Part of the Peromyscus maniculatus bairdii isolate BWxNUB_F1_BW_parent chromosome 23, HU_Pman_BW_mat_3.1, whole genome shotgun sequence genome is shown below.
tatatagacagacagatagatcgACAGGTCAATAGACAAGCATAGAATAGACTATAGATtgtgggcagtggtgacacacgcccttaatcccagcactcacttgggacgcggaggcagacagatctctgagtttgagaccagcctgttctacgcAGGGGAACTCTGGCTGGAAACACCTCCCTCACACTCCCAAAAAAGTAGAATGTAGATAGGAAGATGACAGATATAGACAATAGATATAGTGATAAGTAATAGGTGACAAATATATGATAGAAAGACAGATGATAAATTATAGATCGCTGATAAGATTTACAAAGGATAGATGATACTTAGAGAGATAACAGATGGATAGGTGgctgacagacaggcaggcagactgaCAGACActtagaaagaacaaagaaagataaagggCTGGGAGtgaatcagtggttaagagcacttgctctgcaagcgtgaagacctgagttcaaatcccagcatcaaCGTAAAAAGCTGGCCTTGGCTGtacatacctgtaaccctagcactgcaGGACAGAGATGGATGGACCTCCAAAGCTCgcaggccaggcagcctagccaaacagcaagcttccagttcagtgagagaccctttctcagagcAATAAGGCAGAACTGGTAGAGGTAGACACCAGTCCCGATCTGGCCtcttcatacacacactcaggtgTGTGCACCTACACGTGTGCCACACactcatggatggatggatgtataaACATACGTATAACTATATGTATAATCGATAATTGggtagacagataataattgggTAGACAGATAAGAGATGAGTGGAGACCAATGTCATTCTGCATCTTAACATTAATGCACATTGTGGAAGCTACGGGGACTCCTGTCATAGTGAGCCCCTGCAGTCCCCTTGCCTGTCCCTGGGAGCTCCTGGCCCTCCTCAGGCAGGAGGGGGCTTTCCTCCAGGGTAGCCTGGAAGGAGGATTTATGGAAGGTGCAGAGCTGGGAGGCTGCAGGCTGGTTCCTGTCTATGGCCCTCGGGGTCCTCCTTCCCTCCGCCACTCCGCTGCCCCATGCCTGGCTGTCACACACGCACAGAGGGCTACAGGGACAGGAGCCCGGCTCCCTTCCAGGTGGGACGAGCGGAAACAGGAAGGACTCCAacgggaagcaggaggaggaggaagcttccaggaaGCCTGGGGCCTCTGAAGTGGTGTCTTAGGCTGGGCCAGACAGAGCCCTATGCCAGCTCTCCCAACCTGGGTTCAAGACCCCATCCAGAGTCTCCTTTCCACCCTGGTGGCCATGTTCCACCCCATGACAGAGTGTCCTTTGAAGTCCAACCCCAGACTCCAGGGCGACATTGGTCTCCAGAAGGCCATTGCCCTAGCAAGCACATCTGTGGCTATCACTGCCCCACACCGCGTCCCCACCTCCACAGCGACCCCACCTCCACCGCGTCCCCACCTCCACAGCGTCCCCACCTCCACCGCGTCCCCACCTCCACCGCGTCCCCACCTCCACAGCAGCCAATACTGTAACCTGCTCATATTTTATTGAAGGTAAAGCTGGGGGTTCACACCGAGCCCCAGCTCCCCTGCAGCCACGGGGTATGGCTCCAGGTGGCAGAGGAGACAAAGATGACCAAGGCTGGCTCTTGGAGGCTGGGGTCCACTCAGTAGCCCCCATCCCTGCAAGAATGCAAGGTTACGATCTTAACTCCACTCGCTCTGACCAGATGTGgactacggggggggggggtgagagtgGGGGACAGATATGCAAGGCCAAGAGTGGGCAGCATGCTATGGCCATCCAGGGTGCAGACGAGTAGGAGGTCCCTGATGAGGTGCATGGGAGGGCAGGGTGGGCGCATTACCCCCAGCTCAGGCTCCGCTTGGCTAGCTCCACCTGTGCCAGCCGATGGTCGCTGAGCACCCGCACTCTGGTAATGGTGGCCAGGGGTCGGTGACGGTGTGGGAACTGGAGCACCTTGTGTTCCTGGGCGTAAATGTGGAAGTGTTCTGCGTCCGCACTCACCTCCATCTGTGCGGGAGGGAGAGCAGGGGTGATCCCAGCTACTTGGCAAAGCACAATATGGCCTACCTAACCCTGAGTTCCCAGCTGGGGACCCCTCTTTTCTCAAAGACAGGGAGACTGGCAGCCAGAGAGAGAAGCATCCCAGTGAACAagtagggaaactgaggaaagGGAGGCCACCCAGGCCCAGCAGGGAGGCCATTGCACCAACCCATGTAAATATCCACTGTAGTCCCCTTCTCCATTGGCCTTGGGTACCCatctcctcatctgcttcctcCCACAAGCCCCATCACCTCAAAGGGCTCTCCCAGGGTCAGCGGGAACACACTGGACACCTCCTCCTGTCCCCAGCGTCCCCCCTGGAAGGCATTGCCCACCACCGTGGCACTGGAGAACCGGGGCTTGACGTGGAAAGCGATGTCTCCCGCATCAGTTAAGAAGTTGATCTCAAACCTGTGGGCGAGGGGTGTGCTCAGGGTCAGGAGTGTGGCTGCAGGGTTCCGACCTCGGACCCGGGAAGGGAAGGAGGCTCTTACTTGTCCTCTCCAGCATCTGCATGTCCCTGGACTGTCAGGCTCCAGCCCGGGGCCAGGCCCCCTGCACAGAAGGCTTCAAACTGAAGGGAAAATACAGGGGATAGAGCCCCATAGGGCTGCAGCCtcctacctcccccccccaagtGTACCGTTTCCTCAGGGAGACTCACTCCCACCCAGCCCAAGGCCTCCACCTCGTTGCCGCTCTGGGTGGGGGGATCCGGAAACCTGACCCCTGTAGCCCCTCTGTTTGGGGTCTGAAGAGAAGACGTCGATGTCCCTCGGCTCTACAGTGGGGCGTAGATGACCCGCTAGATGCCCCCactcttccttctccagcatATGAAAGCGCCCATGGCAGCAGTCTTACCCACCTGCAACGCCATTGCCCTCAGCCACAGGGAGGGCGAGGCAGCTGGGGATATAGCGGAGCCTGCTGGGGCGGGGCACAGGAGCCCCACCTCCAGGGCCTTGTCTGGGCCACATGGACCTCTCTCTCCACTCAGGCTACCCCTGCTGGAGAGGGGGCTGGGCACATGGCTTAGGAGCAGATCTCTTTCCCTGGGTTCATTCTCGGCAGGGTCACCGGTCAGTCCTCTCAACAAGCTTCCTcgggtctgcctggctctgccactgtgACTTCTCAGGGTCTCACACACATCTGGGGACACGCCTCCCATCTTTGTAGGAAGGGTATGACCAAGCCCCACCCCATGTACCAGAGCCCCAAACTGGCCCATCTGTCTCAAAGGGTGAGGGAGGCAAGCCCTCACatgcaaccctggctggccttatGGGGGTCTGTCTGACCATCCATCCACTGTCCACCATGCTGGGAGTGtgttcctcctcctgtccccccaccCTCGGGGCTGCCCCGTACAGTGGCTCAGTGGCCTCCAGGGGATGAATGGAGGATTAGGCTGGGCTCTGCTCAGCACATTCCAGTCCCCAGTCTACAGATGGGGAGGTCCTTTCCCACACCCCCATGTGCCTCCTGGCCGGCTGCCTCTTAGGCTGAGCCAATAAGAGGGGTCTGCTGAGGCCCCCGAGGCCACctcaaggacagaggagagaagcccaagtCTGTGGGGGCGGCTGTGGGGGCCTCTGGGACTCTCCAAGGAGGGAAGTTGGGCCAGAGTGTAGTTAGGCTGGGGGCCCAGAGCCTTGGAACTGCTGCCTGCAGATG
Proteins encoded:
- the Grifin gene encoding grifin, with the translated sequence MGQFGALVHGVGLGHTLPTKMGGVSPDVCETLRSHSGRARQTRGSLLRGLTGDPAENEPRERDLLLSHVPSPLSSRGSLSGERGPCGPDKALEVGLLCPAPAGSAISPAASPSLWLRAMALQFEAFCAGGLAPGWSLTVQGHADAGEDKFEINFLTDAGDIAFHVKPRFSSATVVGNAFQGGRWGQEEVSSVFPLTLGEPFEMEVSADAEHFHIYAQEHKVLQFPHRHRPLATITRVRVLSDHRLAQVELAKRSLSWGDGGY